One part of the Chryseobacterium sp. 7 genome encodes these proteins:
- a CDS encoding DUF6080 domain-containing protein, which yields MSFIKTKIIHFFKLIFPSTYTELAVFLFFIICYGILGSYIAIHYRIIFDSRIPWDAYFSFDNKSILMTGGSFERHPLSYYFFNWVREFSLFISGGKMDANFRLTLAWLSNIIITLNIVQVFKYLKNIICLPLWLSILIILFFGAFSTNIILSFTPENFTYTLFLLSLYNYYAAIKLRQEEKIPATALSLAGITIGGLTITNFVKVFIPLLFEKGLFRDWKKFGNAVFRVAVATICFVLLYLNRIDFKYQNIFSKTNQQYEKFSNVESMPTWDMMISFFFGGNILFPGFIISDKHNMKGFNFKGLYMDLYTSAFPYIFITLLLILIIWSYCKNFKNKWVQVLTISFFVDIIIHCVMRFGLHTSYIYGGHFVFVYPLLLGWLFFAYRSSPKVMSFLTFTLAILVVYLLINNLFRMTEFFSFMETYYQ from the coding sequence GTGTCTTTTATCAAAACAAAAATTATCCATTTTTTTAAACTCATTTTTCCATCCACTTATACTGAACTGGCAGTTTTTCTATTTTTTATTATTTGCTATGGGATTTTAGGTTCATATATTGCTATTCATTACAGAATTATTTTTGACAGCAGAATTCCCTGGGATGCTTACTTCAGTTTTGACAATAAATCTATTCTGATGACCGGAGGCAGTTTTGAAAGACATCCCCTATCCTATTATTTTTTCAATTGGGTAAGAGAATTCTCATTATTCATTTCCGGTGGAAAAATGGATGCAAATTTCAGACTTACTCTGGCGTGGCTCAGTAATATTATCATCACCTTAAATATTGTTCAGGTTTTCAAATATCTTAAAAACATTATCTGCCTTCCATTATGGCTAAGCATTTTAATAATTCTGTTTTTTGGAGCTTTTTCAACCAATATCATACTATCATTCACTCCTGAAAACTTCACCTACACCCTGTTTTTACTCTCATTATACAACTATTACGCAGCAATAAAACTCAGACAGGAGGAAAAAATACCAGCAACAGCTCTTTCTCTTGCCGGAATTACTATAGGAGGACTTACCATTACCAATTTTGTGAAAGTTTTCATCCCTCTTCTTTTTGAAAAGGGTTTATTCAGAGATTGGAAAAAATTTGGAAATGCCGTATTTAGAGTAGCCGTTGCTACAATCTGTTTTGTACTGCTTTACTTAAACAGAATTGATTTTAAATACCAGAATATCTTTTCCAAAACCAACCAGCAATACGAGAAATTCTCCAACGTAGAATCAATGCCTACATGGGATATGATGATTTCTTTCTTTTTCGGAGGCAATATTCTTTTCCCAGGATTCATCATTTCGGATAAGCATAATATGAAAGGATTTAATTTCAAAGGTCTTTACATGGATCTTTATACATCAGCTTTTCCTTACATTTTTATAACCCTTTTATTGATCCTGATTATTTGGAGTTATTGTAAGAATTTCAAAAACAAATGGGTTCAGGTCCTTACTATTTCATTTTTTGTTGATATTATTATTCATTGTGTGATGAGGTTCGGTCTTCATACCTCATATATCTACGGAGGTCATTTTGTCTTTGTATATCCTCTTCTTTTAGGATGGCTTTTCTTCGCCTACAGATCTTCACCAAAGGTAATGTCATTTCTAACATTCACTCTGGCCATATTAGTGGTTTATTTACTGATCAATAACCTATTTCGAATGACAGAATTTTTCTCTTTCATGGAAACATATTACCAATAA
- a CDS encoding SPOR domain-containing protein, producing MRNLIKIFSILSLFGFYSVGAQQVVKKDTLSGTELVMTMDSKINAALEGIEGKCAKVTPTNSSKDFSSGDSGISTGISTKPPKIYVPNRALTNAEICSKNPRILGFKIQITTVKSNEEANEVKSYFRKRFPNLKVETDASLRPNYKILAGSYFTKQSAASDLSKIREYFKSAMAVQYRIFCAEAK from the coding sequence ATGAGAAATTTGATCAAAATATTTTCGATATTATCACTATTTGGTTTTTATAGTGTTGGAGCCCAGCAAGTTGTTAAAAAGGACACCCTTTCCGGGACGGAGCTTGTTATGACTATGGATTCTAAAATAAATGCTGCTTTGGAAGGAATTGAAGGAAAATGTGCTAAAGTGACACCCACCAATTCTTCAAAAGATTTCAGTTCTGGTGATAGCGGAATTTCTACAGGGATCAGTACAAAACCTCCCAAAATTTATGTTCCGAACAGAGCGCTTACCAATGCCGAAATTTGTAGTAAAAATCCTAGAATTTTAGGGTTTAAAATCCAGATTACAACGGTGAAAAGTAACGAAGAAGCCAATGAGGTAAAGTCTTATTTCAGAAAAAGATTCCCTAACCTTAAAGTGGAAACGGATGCTTCTTTAAGGCCTAACTATAAAATTTTGGCAGGAAGTTATTTCACTAAGCAGAGTGCGGCAAGTGATCTTTCTAAAATCAGAGAGTATTTTAAATCTGCAATGGCAGTACAGTACAGAATTTTCTGTGCGGAAGCAAAATAG
- a CDS encoding c-type cytochrome, which yields MISWRKHYKKTLIAIGLLLSTSASFYGQDGDPKNGEKLFKANCTACHALDKQVVGPPLKGVVERVKTEGGVDKDWLHKWIKDNKALRASGDKYANEIFEKFNKTEMQVFPNLTDKDIDDILAFTTNPPAPEEKKPEATPAADATAAAPADKTTTNVVIISLLAIAGLLVWILVKLRQLVTLGQSEELAGLNETRVRSFSEMYEKFHYIGKGLLAILAILAAYGVWNWLMWIGVYKGYKPEQPIYFSHKIHAGEQKIDCQLCHSSAKYGKVSEIPSMNVCMNCHRTISEYNKDHYMEPGKDKAFYDGEIQKIYAATGWDPAKQQYTGKTQPVEWTRIHNMPDFVYFNHSQHVVAGEQAIINSFNKKNPNNKIDVVCKACHGKIDTMNVVQMANDFTMGWCIECHRTTEVDMNNGYNKEYFKNLHDKLKKQYPQDGGKITVDAIGGLECGKCHY from the coding sequence ATGATTAGTTGGAGAAAGCATTATAAAAAAACGTTGATCGCAATAGGCTTATTGCTATCAACCAGTGCTTCATTTTACGGGCAAGACGGCGATCCTAAAAACGGAGAGAAACTTTTCAAAGCGAATTGTACTGCATGTCACGCGCTGGACAAACAAGTTGTTGGACCACCATTAAAGGGGGTTGTAGAACGAGTAAAGACAGAAGGTGGTGTAGACAAAGATTGGCTTCACAAGTGGATCAAAGACAACAAAGCTCTAAGGGCTTCTGGGGATAAATACGCCAATGAGATTTTTGAAAAGTTTAATAAGACTGAAATGCAGGTCTTTCCAAATCTTACAGATAAGGATATTGACGACATTTTAGCTTTCACGACTAATCCTCCTGCTCCGGAAGAGAAAAAGCCGGAGGCAACACCTGCAGCTGACGCTACTGCGGCAGCACCTGCAGACAAAACAACAACAAACGTTGTCATCATTTCACTTTTAGCGATCGCAGGTTTACTGGTTTGGATCTTGGTTAAACTAAGACAATTGGTAACGTTAGGTCAGTCTGAAGAATTAGCAGGATTGAATGAAACAAGAGTTCGTTCGTTCAGTGAAATGTATGAGAAATTCCACTACATCGGGAAAGGTTTACTGGCAATTCTTGCTATTCTGGCCGCTTACGGAGTATGGAACTGGTTAATGTGGATCGGGGTTTACAAAGGTTATAAGCCTGAGCAACCTATCTACTTCTCTCACAAAATCCACGCTGGAGAACAGAAAATTGACTGTCAGTTATGTCACTCTAGTGCTAAATACGGAAAAGTATCTGAAATTCCTTCTATGAACGTTTGTATGAACTGTCACAGAACAATTTCTGAATACAACAAAGATCACTACATGGAGCCAGGAAAAGATAAGGCATTCTATGATGGCGAAATCCAGAAGATCTATGCAGCAACAGGTTGGGATCCTGCAAAACAACAGTACACAGGAAAAACACAGCCGGTTGAATGGACAAGAATCCACAACATGCCAGACTTTGTTTACTTCAACCACTCTCAGCACGTAGTAGCAGGTGAGCAGGCAATCATCAATTCTTTCAACAAAAAGAATCCTAACAACAAAATTGATGTTGTTTGTAAGGCTTGTCACGGTAAAATTGATACTATGAATGTTGTTCAGATGGCTAACGACTTTACTATGGGATGGTGTATCGAGTGCCACAGAACGACTGAAGTTGATATGAACAACGGTTATAATAAAGAGTACTTCAAAAATCTACATGACAAGTTGAAAAAACAGTATCCACAAGATGGAGGTAAGATCACTGTAGATGCAATTGGAGGTCTTGAGTGTGGTAAATGTCATTATTAA